The stretch of DNA GAAAAAATCGCCATTGTGTCGGCTTATAATATGAGCGTTGGTGTCAATCTGGTATTCAAATTACTGGAAATTGCCGCAGGCGTGCTCAACCAAGGTTACGACGTTGAAATCGTTGAAATGCACCACAAACACAAAGTGGATGCACCATCGGGCACTGCGATTGCAATGGGCGAAGCTGTGACTAAAGCGTGGGATAAGGCACTGAAAGACGTCGCAGTTTGGTCACGTGAAGGCATTACAGGCGAGCGCCAGGATGGCACAATTGGTTTTGCAGCGCTGCGTGGCGGCGATGTGATTGGAGACCATACGGTCGTGTTTGCCGGAGCAGGTGAACGTGTCGAAGTAACCCACAAAGCCAGTAATCGCACGATTTATGCACAAGGCAGCCTGCGCGCAGCACGCTTTTTGGCGGGCAAAACAGCGGGGCACTTCAACATGAAGGATGTGTTAGGTTTAAATTAAAGCCAAGCACGGACGCAAGACGTAAAAAAGCGAGGTCAGAAACGGCCTCGCTTTTTATCTTTCCTTCGATGAAATGAATAATCATTGCGGCAATTCAACATCCTGATTATTCGCTCTTTCCTACAACATACAATCGACTTCTCGTAGATCAAACTACCTTGAATGCATTTAAAACTGTTAAAAGTTAGTCATTAACTTGGATCTAAACAGTACTGCAATGGCAGCAAAGATGCTGCGCAACGATCTACGACACATGCCACTACGAAAGAACGTCATCTAAAGATCAACGAGTACTGGTTGGCACTCGTGGCTGGCTCGGTATTTCATTGATTGAGGCGAGTACCGTGACTGCCTTATACCGAAAACCATTTGCTTCTAGATCAATGTATTGATCAGGGCTAGCCTTTACGGCTGGGTACTAAAACAGCGAGAAAACAATTATTCAAATTGGCCTCCTGTGCTTCAGTTTTTAACAACAACTTATCGAATCCCAAACTGGCCTCCTGTTTTGTTGCTGTAGTATTACTCTAGTCCTAAATATTCAATCCTGCAACATATCCCGACGACCAAGCCCATTGAAAATTGTAACCGCCCAGCCAGCCGGTCACATCAACCAC from Chitinibacter fontanus encodes:
- the dapB gene encoding 4-hydroxy-tetrahydrodipicolinate reductase — its product is MTMKIAIAGASGRMGRMLIEAVIAAPDAQLFAALDRAGSDSIGTDATAFLGKNSGVLIASDLAALDGADVIIDFTRPEGTLEHLKACQAYGVNMIIGTTGFDEAGRAAVAAASEKIAIVSAYNMSVGVNLVFKLLEIAAGVLNQGYDVEIVEMHHKHKVDAPSGTAIAMGEAVTKAWDKALKDVAVWSREGITGERQDGTIGFAALRGGDVIGDHTVVFAGAGERVEVTHKASNRTIYAQGSLRAARFLAGKTAGHFNMKDVLGLN